TTCAGGTCGACCAGCTCGATGCCGATGTCGATCGCCTCCAGGCGTCCTGCAAGGTAGTCATGGAGGTGGCGCTCGATGATACTCCGGTTGGACGTCAGGATCAGGTCGATGAAGTTCTGTCCCACGATGTTGACCATTTCCTCCCGTACGATCATGGTCATCAGCATCGTCGGGTCCGTAACAGCGAAGAGGTAACTTCGCAGGTTATCGATCTTGTACTGCACGGCGACGTCCAACTCGACCAGGTTCGTGTCGCCGGACAACAACGTGACGTGCGTATCCCCCATCGTTGCTTCGCTGACGATGGGCACGCGGACGATGCGCTTTACCTTGCGGATGTGGGTTTTGTAGATGAACGGCACGCAATAGTGGATACCGGGGCCGATGTTTACGTCCACTACCTTGCCGAACCGCACGAGGACGCCCTGTTCTTCTTTTTTGACGACGTAGAACCCGCTCGCCAGCACGCCGGCGACGGCCAGGGCGGTCAGGCTCCAGAACAGCCGGTTCCAGCCGAAGGTCCGGGCCGCGTCGAACAGGGCGTAGATGACGCGCGTACTATAGGGTAGTGGCCGGTTTTCGTTTGCCATGGACTTAAGCGCTCGTTTTACCGGGGAACCGTTCGGCTGTCCAGGTACCTGAACAGCTCATTGTCGGCCGGCAGCATGAGGGTCGTGTTCTTGTCGATGATCAGGTCGTAACTGTCGAGTGCACGGATGAACCGGTAGAAAGCCGGGTCATTCCGATAGGCCCTGCCGAGCAGCGCCATCGCTTCCGCTTCGGCCTCGCCGAGAATGGCCGTGGCTTCCGCGTGGGCTTCCGCCATGAGCTTCTCGTGTTCGTTGATCGCCAGCGCTTCGATGCGTATGGCCATCTCTTCGCCCTCGCTCCGGTAGCGGGCCGCGATGCGCGCGCGCTCCGAGATCATGCGCTGAATCACGGCCGGGCGGTTCTCCACGGGAAGCGTATACTCGATGATCCCGGCTTTCAGTACCTCGATGCCGTAGTTCGCACTGGCGATCGGCGCGACGTTGCCGAGTATGTCACGGGCTGCTTCATGCAGGTCTTCGTGTTCCAGCCCGAGGCTGATGAAGGCGTCCCGGGCCTTGTTGCTGATTACGATCCCGCTGCTCGACAGATAGAGGTCCCGCAGTCTTTCAGTGGCGTTTTCGCCGGTACGAATCGCCTCCACGTAGAGAATGGGATCCACGATGCGCCAGAGCAGGTAGCCGCTGATCAGGATATTCTTCTGGTCTTCGGTAATCAGTTCATGGGACACATCGGTCAACGTCTGCAGCCTTCGGTCTACCTTGTAGACTTTCGAGATCGGGCGGGGCCACTTGACGTGCAGTCCCGGCTGCTTCACCGGAGGAGAAATCCGGCCGAAGTTCGTCAGGACCCCTTGCTGGGTCTCGTTGATCACGTAGAAACAGTCGTAGACGATCGCCGCCAGCACGAGCGCGACAATGGCCCTCCGGATACCACGTCCTTTACCGGTCATTTGCCTTTACCTCCTGTCGTGGCCGTCCGGGGCGGCGGCCTCCGCCGTTCTCTTCTTCCAGATCGCGACCTTGTTGAAACTCTGTCGGTTGGGCACGATGATCTTGGGGTTCCCCGCGAGTGCGGTTTCCAGCTTCTCGCGCCAGAGCATGTTCCTGAGGACTTCCGGCGCCGTCTGCATCGCCGATGAAATGACCAGGATGGCATCCGCTTCCGCCGCGGAGGTCGCCACCTTCCTGAAAGCCTCTCCATCGGCCTGTTCTCTTTCATACTCGGCGTTGCCGTAGGCACGCGGCACCAGGGAGACCATGAACCTCTGCGCGTTGACGATGATCCGCTCCCGGTCTTCCTGGGCGCTGGAGATCTCCCGGAACGAGTTCATCGCTTCCGCGACCGGAGTGATGTCCAGCAGGCTTACCTTTACGAGATCGATGGTGCTGAGAATCGTCCTGTCTCCATGCATTTCGGCGTCCACGGCGAAGAGATTCGTAAGTTCGTCGACCATGTCCGCCCGGTATGCGGTAAGCAGGCGATCAAGGTCGCGGGCATTGATGAAAGTGCGCAGGTGCTCGCGGACCGCGTCTTCAATGATCTCTTCCGGGTCGACCGTACGGTAATGGTAAGTGTACGGGTCTTTCACGCGGTACTGGACGTCCAGGGTGAGCGTGAGCATGTTCAGGTCGCCCGACACGTACTCGTACGGCGTATCGGACATGATGGACTTCACTTCCTTGACCGGCCACTTGTCCACCCACACCAGGGGGCGGGGTGCCAGGTAATGCAGCCCGGGCTGCAAGTCTTTCCAGTATACCTGTCCGAACAACAGGCCGTATCCGACGTGCCCGGGCGGCACGGTCGTGAACCCGCTGCCGAGGAACAGGACCAGCAGCAGGCCCCAGAGCATCATGCCCAGCGGCGTGGCGGGCGAGACCGTACCCCGGAAGGACCGGTCCCGCGTCAGCCGCTTCCAGGCGTTGCGCCAGGGCCTGGACAACGGACGGACGTTGACCATCATGTCTTCGTACCCTCTGCGCATGGCGCCCGCGCGGTACCGCCAGAGGATCAGTGCGATTAATATGATCGCGCCGCCCCACTGTATGAACTGG
The window above is part of the Gemmatimonadota bacterium genome. Proteins encoded here:
- a CDS encoding protease modulator HflC, with amino-acid sequence MTGKGRGIRRAIVALVLAAIVYDCFYVINETQQGVLTNFGRISPPVKQPGLHVKWPRPISKVYKVDRRLQTLTDVSHELITEDQKNILISGYLLWRIVDPILYVEAIRTGENATERLRDLYLSSSGIVISNKARDAFISLGLEHEDLHEAARDILGNVAPIASANYGIEVLKAGIIEYTLPVENRPAVIQRMISERARIAARYRSEGEEMAIRIEALAINEHEKLMAEAHAEATAILGEAEAEAMALLGRAYRNDPAFYRFIRALDSYDLIIDKNTTLMLPADNELFRYLDSRTVPR